A window from Leptothermofonsia sichuanensis E412 encodes these proteins:
- a CDS encoding NAD(P)H-quinone oxidoreductase subunit F: MEHFLLQNSWWIPCYGLIGAVLTLPWAAGIVRRTGPRPAAYLNLLMTIIALVHGFLVFGITLGEDVQPLVIHWFQAADLDLTLMIDVSSVGMGAVQLVTALSLLAQIFALGYMEKDWALARFFALMGFFEAAMSGLALSESLFLSYALLEMLTLSTYLLVGFWYAQPLVVTAARDAFLTKRVGDVLLLMGVIALGTMAGTLNFPELYEWAETAQLSPTVSTLLGLALISGPIGKCAQFPLHLWLDEAMEGPNPASILRNSVVVACGAYVLIKLQPILVLSPVASVALITIGSMTAIGACLVAIAQIDIKRVLSHSTSAYLGIVFIAVGTQWTDVALLVLFAHGMAKALLFMSIGSVILTTSSQDITEMGGLWSRMPATTVAFLVGMVGLIGLLPLGGFWALYEGVDTYWYGEPWLVAVLLTVNLLTAFNLVRVFRLVFLGPPQPKSRRAPEVPWTMAVPMVSLTIITLLVPLMLQRLYILPDWSYLNWPAVAVLVLSGAVGFGAGSTIYLNRTWARPIQIPLKFTQDLLAYDFYVDVLYRVTVVWLVDRISRFNAWFDRYVLDGIVNFVGLASIFSGESLKYSISGQSQFYLLTILIGVSLFGALLTFLAW, translated from the coding sequence ATGGAACATTTTCTCCTCCAGAACAGTTGGTGGATTCCCTGCTATGGATTGATTGGCGCGGTTTTGACCCTGCCCTGGGCGGCTGGTATCGTTCGCCGGACTGGACCACGACCAGCGGCTTACCTCAATTTATTGATGACCATTATTGCCCTGGTGCATGGATTCCTCGTGTTTGGGATCACCTTGGGTGAGGATGTGCAGCCCCTCGTGATCCACTGGTTTCAGGCAGCCGACCTGGATTTGACCCTCATGATCGATGTTTCTTCCGTTGGCATGGGGGCAGTGCAACTGGTTACGGCTTTGAGCCTGCTGGCACAGATTTTTGCCCTGGGGTATATGGAGAAGGACTGGGCACTGGCGCGGTTCTTTGCCCTGATGGGTTTTTTTGAAGCCGCCATGAGTGGGCTGGCGTTAAGTGAATCCCTGTTCCTCAGCTATGCGCTGTTGGAGATGCTGACGCTTTCGACCTACCTGCTGGTGGGTTTCTGGTATGCCCAACCTCTGGTCGTTACGGCTGCCCGGGATGCGTTCTTAACCAAGCGGGTGGGGGATGTGTTGCTGTTAATGGGGGTTATTGCTCTTGGAACGATGGCTGGCACCCTCAATTTTCCTGAACTCTACGAGTGGGCAGAAACCGCTCAACTGTCACCCACGGTTTCAACCCTGCTGGGACTGGCACTGATTTCAGGTCCTATTGGGAAATGTGCCCAGTTTCCGCTCCATCTCTGGCTGGATGAGGCAATGGAGGGACCCAATCCGGCATCGATTCTACGGAACTCTGTGGTGGTTGCCTGCGGTGCATACGTGCTGATTAAACTGCAACCAATTCTGGTGCTGTCTCCAGTAGCATCGGTGGCTTTGATCACGATTGGGTCCATGACGGCGATTGGAGCCTGTTTGGTAGCGATCGCCCAGATTGACATCAAACGTGTCCTCTCCCACTCCACCAGTGCCTACCTGGGAATCGTATTCATTGCCGTAGGAACGCAATGGACAGATGTGGCATTGCTTGTTCTGTTTGCCCACGGGATGGCGAAGGCACTCCTGTTCATGAGTATTGGTTCGGTGATTCTCACCACCAGCAGTCAGGATATTACTGAAATGGGTGGGCTGTGGTCGCGTATGCCTGCCACCACAGTTGCCTTCTTAGTCGGAATGGTTGGACTGATTGGGTTACTGCCCCTGGGAGGTTTCTGGGCGCTTTATGAAGGAGTTGATACTTACTGGTATGGCGAACCCTGGCTGGTAGCCGTGCTTTTAACCGTCAACCTTCTCACAGCTTTCAATTTAGTCCGCGTGTTTCGCCTGGTTTTTCTGGGTCCACCCCAACCCAAAAGCCGCCGCGCCCCGGAAGTTCCCTGGACAATGGCAGTTCCCATGGTGTCGTTGACCATCATCACGCTCCTGGTTCCTCTCATGCTCCAGCGCCTCTACATCCTGCCTGATTGGAGCTATCTTAACTGGCCAGCCGTAGCAGTCCTGGTATTGTCCGGTGCAGTCGGTTTTGGGGCTGGTTCAACTATCTACCTGAACCGCACCTGGGCGCGTCCTATCCAAATTCCACTCAAGTTTACCCAGGATTTACTGGCATACGATTTCTATGTCGATGTGCTTTACAGAGTAACCGTGGTCTGGCTGGTAGATCGAATTTCCCGATTCAATGCCTGGTTTGATCGCTACGTCCTGGATGGAATCGTTAATTTTGTTGGACTGGCCTCCATCTTCAGCGGCGAAAGTTTGAAATACAGCATTTCAGGACAATCCCAGTTCTACCTGCTGACCATCCTGATTGGGGTCAGTCTTTTTGGAGCGCTTCTGACATTCCTTGCCTGGTAA